The following proteins are co-located in the Micromonospora coriariae genome:
- a CDS encoding DUF47 domain-containing protein gives MKFSFRPTEGAFYELFTRAAQNLVRGTELLNELALPGVDVQSVSERLTEVEHDSDQITHELYKKINSTFITPFDREDIYRLGSLLDDVMDHLEAVGDLLYLYGLTELPALPRELHEMVNVLDQQAKLTAEAMPRLKSMKDLEDYWIECNRLENEGDRINRQLLVRLFSGEYDALTVLKMKEVADELEAACDAFEHVANTVETIAVKES, from the coding sequence GTGAAGTTTTCCTTCCGCCCCACCGAGGGCGCCTTCTACGAGCTCTTCACCAGGGCCGCGCAGAACCTGGTCCGGGGCACCGAGCTGCTGAACGAGCTGGCCCTGCCCGGCGTCGACGTGCAGTCGGTCAGCGAGCGGCTGACCGAGGTCGAGCACGACAGCGACCAGATCACCCACGAGCTGTACAAGAAGATCAACTCGACGTTCATCACGCCGTTCGACCGGGAGGACATCTACCGGCTCGGCTCGCTGCTCGACGACGTGATGGACCACCTCGAGGCGGTCGGCGACCTGCTCTACCTGTACGGGCTGACCGAGCTTCCGGCGCTGCCGCGCGAGCTGCACGAGATGGTGAACGTGCTCGACCAGCAGGCCAAGTTGACCGCCGAGGCGATGCCCCGGCTGAAGTCGATGAAGGACCTCGAGGACTACTGGATCGAGTGCAACCGGCTGGAGAACGAGGGCGACCGGATCAACCGGCAGCTGCTCGTCCGCCTCTTCTCCGGCGAGTACGACGCGTTGACGGTGCTGAAGATGAAGGAGGTGGCCGACGAGCTGGAGGCCGCCTGCGACGCCTTCGAGCACGTGGCCAACACCGTCGAGACCATCGCGGTCAAGGAGTCCTGA
- a CDS encoding NUDIX hydrolase, whose product MTIDSDGFAAPAALVEHARRFRAEGGTPAVPRVAATVLLLRPSGADFEVYVIRRVAAMTFGGMYAFPGGGVDRSDSAAHLDWAGPAPSAWAGRLGVAPDAAQAVVCAAAREVFEEAGVLLAGPDPATVVGDVSGDDWEAARQDLEGRRLGFAALLADRRLTLRSDLLLPWSRWITPEFEPRRFDTYFFVALLPAGQRTRDVSGEADHTLWIRPADALARAEAGELTMLPPTLVTLAQVAAAGDLAGVAQAAADRDAATPVTPRLDFPADGEPRFVLG is encoded by the coding sequence ATGACGATCGACAGTGACGGCTTCGCCGCCCCGGCCGCCCTGGTCGAGCACGCGCGGCGGTTCCGGGCCGAGGGCGGCACCCCGGCGGTGCCCCGGGTCGCGGCCACCGTGTTGCTGCTGCGTCCGTCCGGCGCCGACTTCGAGGTGTACGTCATCCGCCGGGTCGCCGCGATGACCTTCGGCGGGATGTACGCCTTCCCCGGCGGTGGCGTGGACCGCTCCGACTCCGCCGCACACCTGGACTGGGCCGGCCCGGCACCGAGCGCGTGGGCGGGGCGGCTCGGGGTGGCCCCGGACGCCGCCCAGGCGGTCGTCTGCGCCGCCGCCCGGGAGGTCTTCGAGGAGGCCGGCGTGCTGCTCGCGGGCCCGGACCCGGCGACCGTGGTGGGTGACGTCAGCGGCGACGACTGGGAGGCGGCCCGGCAGGACCTGGAGGGACGCCGGTTGGGCTTCGCCGCGCTGCTCGCCGACCGGCGCCTGACGCTGCGCTCGGACCTGCTGCTGCCCTGGAGCCGGTGGATCACACCGGAGTTCGAGCCGCGACGCTTCGACACGTACTTCTTCGTCGCCCTGCTGCCGGCCGGGCAGCGGACCCGGGACGTCTCCGGCGAGGCCGACCACACGCTGTGGATCCGACCGGCGGACGCGCTGGCCCGGGCCGAGGCCGGCGAGCTGACAATGCTGCCGCCGACTCTCGTCACGCTGGCCCAGGTTGCGGCCGCCGGCGACCTGGCCGGGGTTGCGCAGGCGGCGGCCGACCGGGATGCCGCCACCCCGGTCACCCCACGACTGGACTTCCCGGCCGACGGCGAGCCCCGCTTCGTGCTCGGCTGA
- the pstB gene encoding phosphate ABC transporter ATP-binding protein PstB, whose amino-acid sequence MAKRIEASNVTAYYGAFKAIENINLTVEPKTVTALIGPSGCGKSTFLRSINRMHEVLPGARVEGSLTIDDQDIYDRDVDVTAVRRTIGMVFQRPNPFPTMSIFENVVAGLKLNGVRRKSILEDAAEKALRSANLWDEVKDRLGKPGAGLSGGQQQRLCIARTIAVEPQVVLMDEPCSALDPISTLAIEDLMFQLKDKFTIIIVTHNMQQAARVSDRTAFFSIEKTGDPGRLIEYDNTQKIFSNPSVKKTEDYITGRFG is encoded by the coding sequence ATGGCCAAGCGCATCGAAGCCTCGAACGTCACCGCCTACTACGGTGCCTTCAAGGCCATCGAGAACATCAACCTGACCGTCGAGCCGAAGACTGTCACCGCCCTCATCGGCCCGTCCGGCTGCGGCAAGTCCACCTTCCTACGGTCGATCAACCGGATGCACGAGGTGCTGCCGGGGGCTCGGGTCGAGGGCAGCCTGACCATCGACGACCAGGACATCTACGACCGGGACGTGGACGTCACGGCGGTCCGGCGCACGATCGGCATGGTCTTCCAGCGGCCGAACCCGTTCCCCACGATGAGCATCTTCGAGAACGTGGTGGCCGGGTTGAAGCTCAACGGCGTCCGCCGCAAGTCGATCCTGGAGGACGCGGCCGAGAAGGCGCTGCGCTCGGCGAACCTGTGGGACGAGGTCAAGGACCGGCTGGGCAAGCCCGGCGCGGGCCTCTCCGGCGGTCAGCAGCAGCGGCTCTGCATCGCCCGGACCATCGCGGTCGAGCCGCAGGTCGTGCTGATGGACGAGCCCTGCTCGGCCCTGGACCCGATCTCCACGCTGGCCATCGAGGACCTGATGTTCCAGCTCAAGGACAAGTTCACGATCATCATCGTGACGCACAACATGCAGCAGGCCGCTCGGGTGTCGGACCGGACCGCCTTCTTCTCGATCGAGAAGACCGGCGACCCGGGCCGGCTGATCGAGTACGACAACACGCAGAAGATCTTCAGCAACCCGAGCGTGAAGAAGACCGAGGACTACATCACCGGCCGCTTCGGCTGA
- a CDS encoding PPK2 family polyphosphate kinase: MSAPQEAQIVAPAGGPVRELLRVAAPVDLPGIDPRSTPGLPGAEVTGEHRKAWARAQVELVGSELGQQQEMLFAMAKADSYRPAHRVLLVLQAMDCGGKDGTIKRVAGAMNPLGLHIRSFGPPTAQELRHDFLWRIRRALPPPGYVGMFNRSHYEDVLIARVGSLVPEATWRARYDEINSFERELVEGGVTLVKVMLHISYAEQGERLLERLTDPRKHWKYNPSDVDSRARWDDYQAAYAEALSRCGTDAAPWFVVPADRKWYRDWAVAHLLRETFDTLDLGYPPADFDVARERERLRAGGAVTDETAEMNGR; encoded by the coding sequence ATGAGCGCACCCCAGGAAGCGCAGATCGTGGCGCCCGCCGGCGGCCCGGTGCGGGAGTTGCTGCGGGTCGCCGCGCCGGTGGATCTCCCGGGAATCGACCCCCGGTCCACGCCCGGCCTGCCCGGGGCGGAGGTGACCGGAGAGCACCGCAAGGCCTGGGCCCGGGCGCAGGTGGAGCTGGTCGGCAGTGAGCTGGGCCAACAGCAGGAGATGCTCTTCGCGATGGCCAAGGCGGACTCGTACCGGCCGGCGCACCGGGTGCTGCTGGTGCTCCAGGCGATGGACTGCGGCGGCAAGGACGGCACGATCAAGCGGGTGGCCGGCGCGATGAACCCGCTGGGCCTGCACATCCGCTCGTTCGGACCGCCCACCGCGCAGGAGTTGCGGCACGACTTCCTGTGGCGCATCCGCCGGGCACTGCCGCCGCCGGGGTACGTCGGGATGTTCAACCGGTCGCACTACGAGGACGTGCTGATCGCCCGGGTCGGCTCGCTGGTGCCGGAGGCCACCTGGCGGGCCCGCTATGACGAGATCAACTCCTTCGAACGGGAACTGGTCGAGGGCGGCGTGACCCTGGTCAAGGTCATGCTGCACATCTCGTACGCCGAGCAGGGCGAGCGGCTGCTGGAGCGGCTCACCGACCCCCGCAAGCACTGGAAGTACAACCCCTCGGACGTCGACTCCCGGGCCCGTTGGGACGACTACCAGGCCGCGTACGCCGAGGCGCTGAGCCGGTGCGGCACGGACGCCGCGCCGTGGTTCGTGGTGCCGGCGGACCGCAAGTGGTACCGGGACTGGGCGGTGGCCCACCTGCTGCGGGAGACGTTCGACACCCTCGATCTGGGGTATCCGCCTGCCGATTTCGACGTGGCCCGCGAGCGCGAACGGTTGCGTGCTGGGGGAGCGGTGACGGATGAGACGGCGGAGATGAACGGCAGGTGA
- a CDS encoding Gfo/Idh/MocA family protein yields the protein MTRWGILATGHIASRFAEDLRLVPDAELVAVGSRAADSAQRFADKHGAKRAYGSWVELAADPEVDVIYVATPHAAHHEAAMTCLTAGRAVLLEKPFTLDLASSNDLVDTARAAGVFLMEAMWMRTNPLILRAAELIAEGAIGTVSSVRADFGVSGPFPPEHRMRALALGGGALLDLGVYPISLAHLLLGVPQHIRSWAKLGPEGVDENTGILFGYDTGALATLSCGMVGSSGLSASITGSTGRIDLPEPFFRPGSLTLWRDGAEPETITADTAGNGYQYEAIEVQRCLAAGLTESPLVPHTTTLEVMALLDAVREQIGVRYL from the coding sequence ATGACTCGTTGGGGCATCCTGGCCACCGGCCACATCGCCAGCCGTTTCGCCGAAGACCTCCGGCTGGTGCCGGACGCCGAACTGGTCGCGGTCGGCTCCCGCGCCGCGGACAGCGCGCAGCGCTTCGCCGACAAGCACGGCGCGAAGCGCGCCTACGGCTCCTGGGTGGAGCTGGCCGCCGACCCGGAGGTCGACGTGATCTACGTGGCCACCCCGCACGCCGCGCACCACGAGGCGGCGATGACCTGCCTGACGGCCGGGCGGGCCGTGCTCCTGGAGAAGCCGTTCACCCTCGACCTGGCCAGCAGCAACGACCTGGTGGACACCGCCCGCGCCGCCGGGGTCTTCCTGATGGAGGCCATGTGGATGCGGACCAACCCGCTCATCCTCCGGGCGGCCGAGCTGATCGCGGAGGGCGCGATCGGCACGGTGAGCAGCGTCCGGGCCGACTTCGGGGTGTCCGGGCCCTTCCCGCCGGAGCACCGGATGCGGGCCCTGGCGCTGGGCGGAGGCGCCCTGCTCGACCTTGGGGTCTACCCGATCAGCCTGGCCCACCTGCTGCTCGGCGTGCCGCAGCACATCCGGTCCTGGGCGAAGCTCGGCCCGGAGGGGGTGGACGAGAACACCGGCATACTGTTCGGCTACGACACCGGCGCGCTGGCCACCCTGAGCTGCGGCATGGTCGGCTCGAGTGGCCTGTCCGCCTCGATCACCGGCAGCACCGGCCGGATCGACCTGCCGGAGCCGTTCTTCCGGCCGGGCTCGCTGACCCTGTGGCGGGACGGCGCCGAGCCGGAGACGATCACCGCCGACACGGCCGGCAACGGCTACCAGTACGAAGCGATCGAGGTGCAGCGCTGCCTCGCGGCCGGGCTGACCGAGAGCCCGCTGGTGCCGCACACCACCACCCTCGAGGTGATGGCCCTGCTGGACGCCGTACGCGAGCAGATCGGCGTGCGCTACCTGTGA
- the pstS gene encoding phosphate ABC transporter substrate-binding protein PstS, whose amino-acid sequence MKLQRYGAIAGLALAATLGLSACGSDNNEPTPGASASGSAAAVDCATGTLNAQGSSAQKNAMAEWIKAYQQKCQGTTINYEPTGSGAGIQAFIAGTADFAGSDSALKPEEQPQADAKCVGGKAIHLPMVIGPVAVAYNVSGVDNLQLKPATLAKIFAGKVTKWDDAAIKADNPDAKLPATTIQTVHRSDESGTTDNFTKYLSKTAEADWTLGNAKAWKASGGTGAKGSDGVASSVKGADGSIGYMEWSFAENAALKMTKIGNGNGEFAALTAEAAGKTIAGAKVDGQGDDLKLSIDYNTKEAGAYPIVLATYEIVCSKGLAADKLPLVKGLLGYAASTEGQAAMTELGYAPLPESVRTKVEAAVKNIS is encoded by the coding sequence GTGAAGCTCCAGCGGTACGGCGCTATTGCCGGCCTCGCTCTTGCCGCGACGCTCGGCCTCAGTGCATGCGGCTCGGACAACAACGAGCCCACTCCCGGCGCCAGCGCTTCGGGCTCGGCCGCCGCGGTCGACTGCGCTACCGGCACGCTGAACGCGCAGGGCTCGTCGGCGCAGAAGAACGCCATGGCCGAGTGGATCAAGGCGTACCAGCAGAAGTGCCAGGGCACGACGATCAACTACGAGCCGACCGGCTCAGGCGCCGGCATCCAGGCGTTCATCGCCGGGACCGCCGACTTCGCCGGCTCCGACTCCGCGCTCAAGCCGGAGGAGCAGCCGCAGGCCGACGCCAAGTGCGTCGGTGGCAAGGCCATCCACCTGCCGATGGTGATCGGCCCGGTGGCCGTCGCCTACAACGTCAGCGGGGTGGACAACCTCCAGCTCAAGCCGGCCACCCTGGCGAAGATCTTCGCCGGCAAGGTCACCAAGTGGGACGACGCGGCGATCAAGGCCGACAACCCGGACGCCAAGCTCCCGGCGACCACCATCCAGACCGTCCACCGTTCGGACGAGTCGGGCACCACCGACAACTTCACCAAGTACCTCTCGAAGACCGCTGAGGCGGACTGGACCCTGGGCAACGCCAAGGCCTGGAAGGCCTCGGGCGGCACCGGCGCCAAGGGCTCGGACGGCGTGGCCAGCTCGGTCAAGGGCGCCGACGGCTCCATCGGCTACATGGAGTGGTCGTTCGCCGAGAACGCCGCCCTGAAGATGACCAAGATCGGCAACGGCAACGGCGAGTTCGCCGCGCTGACCGCCGAGGCGGCCGGCAAGACCATCGCCGGTGCCAAGGTCGACGGCCAGGGCGACGACCTCAAGCTGTCGATCGACTACAACACCAAGGAGGCCGGGGCCTACCCGATCGTCCTGGCGACGTACGAGATCGTCTGCAGCAAGGGCCTCGCCGCCGACAAGCTGCCGCTGGTCAAGGGCCTGCTGGGCTACGCGGCCAGCACCGAGGGCCAGGCTGCCATGACCGAGCTGGGCTACGCCCCGCTGCCGGAGAGCGTCCGCACCAAGGTCGAGGCCGCGGTCAAGAACATCTCCTGA
- the pstA gene encoding phosphate ABC transporter permease PstA, with protein MTTTVTSHRTRPPAQPASLRARRLPRYAAPAIAVAALALSAVVVYGAGIGGPVLVVALGAALYLIGLFAAANAVEGRRSARNRTWSALIHSAFVLAVLPLVSVVWTLVSKGAERLDINFFQTSMNNIGARDPEGGAYHAIVGTLEQVGIATLITVPLGILCAIYIVEYGRGKFAFAIRFFVDVMTGIPSIVSGLFVLAFWVLVVSPWFNDGRPSFSGFAAALALSVLMLPTIVRSTEEMLRLVPAPLREGAYALGVPKWKTILRVVLPTALPGIVTGVMLAIARAAGETAPVLLVAGGGAAINTNPFENNQSSLSLFVYQQAGDASRYAPARAWTAALTLVALVLILTIAAKLLARRNRLSR; from the coding sequence ATGACCACCACCGTCACCTCCCACCGCACCCGTCCGCCGGCCCAGCCCGCCTCGCTGCGGGCCCGGCGGCTGCCCCGGTACGCCGCACCCGCCATCGCCGTGGCGGCCCTGGCGCTCTCCGCCGTGGTCGTCTACGGCGCCGGCATCGGCGGCCCGGTCCTCGTGGTCGCCCTCGGCGCGGCCCTGTACCTGATCGGGCTCTTCGCCGCGGCCAACGCGGTCGAGGGGCGCCGGTCGGCCCGCAACCGCACCTGGAGCGCGCTGATCCACTCCGCGTTCGTGCTGGCGGTGCTGCCGCTCGTATCGGTGGTCTGGACGCTGGTCAGCAAGGGCGCCGAGCGGCTGGACATCAACTTCTTCCAGACCTCGATGAACAACATCGGGGCCCGCGACCCCGAGGGCGGCGCGTACCACGCGATCGTCGGCACGCTGGAGCAGGTCGGCATCGCCACCCTGATCACCGTGCCGCTCGGCATCCTCTGCGCCATCTACATCGTCGAGTACGGCCGGGGCAAGTTCGCCTTCGCGATCCGGTTCTTCGTGGACGTGATGACCGGCATCCCGTCGATCGTCTCCGGCCTCTTCGTGCTGGCGTTCTGGGTGCTGGTCGTGTCGCCGTGGTTCAACGACGGCCGGCCGAGCTTCTCCGGCTTCGCGGCCGCGCTCGCGCTGAGCGTGCTGATGCTGCCCACCATCGTCCGGTCCACCGAGGAGATGCTCCGCCTCGTCCCGGCGCCACTGCGCGAGGGCGCGTACGCGCTCGGCGTACCCAAGTGGAAGACCATCCTGCGGGTGGTGCTGCCGACCGCGCTGCCCGGCATCGTCACCGGCGTCATGCTCGCCATCGCCCGCGCGGCCGGCGAGACCGCACCGGTGCTGCTGGTCGCCGGCGGCGGCGCCGCGATCAACACCAACCCCTTCGAGAACAACCAGTCGTCGCTGTCCCTCTTCGTCTACCAGCAGGCCGGTGACGCGTCGAGGTACGCGCCGGCACGGGCGTGGACCGCCGCACTCACCCTGGTCGCCCTCGTGCTGATCCTGACGATCGCGGCGAAGCTGCTGGCCCGCCGTAACCGGCTCAGCCGATGA
- a CDS encoding inorganic phosphate transporter translates to MTPELIAVLAVIGVALAFDYTNGFHDAANAIATSVSTRALTPRIALGLAAVGNFVGAHFGAGVAKTVGDGLVILPTGVSSLGVVFAGVLGAIAWNLITWYFGLPSSSSHALFGGLVGATLLSSGGVVQWVTIGEKVLLPMVLSPIVGLTLGYLLMLAILWLFRKGQPGKLNRGFRWAQTVSAAAMSVGHGMQDAAKTMGIVVLALYTGGFQDDKTHIPGWVFWTSATMLALGTYAGGWRIIRTLGRKIIDLGPPEGFAAETVASAVLYFNALVLKAPISTTHTITSAIMGVGATKRLSAVRWNVAGNIVIAWIITFPAAALFACISYLLVRPLFG, encoded by the coding sequence CTGACACCCGAACTCATCGCCGTGCTGGCGGTGATCGGGGTAGCCCTGGCGTTCGACTACACCAACGGCTTCCACGACGCCGCCAACGCGATCGCGACAAGCGTCTCCACCCGGGCGCTGACCCCTCGGATCGCCCTCGGCCTCGCCGCGGTCGGCAACTTCGTCGGCGCCCACTTCGGCGCCGGTGTGGCCAAGACCGTCGGCGACGGCCTGGTCATCCTGCCCACCGGGGTGAGCAGCCTCGGGGTGGTCTTCGCCGGGGTGCTCGGCGCGATCGCCTGGAACCTGATCACCTGGTACTTCGGTCTCCCGTCGTCGTCCTCGCACGCGCTCTTCGGCGGCCTGGTCGGCGCCACCCTGCTGTCCAGCGGCGGTGTGGTGCAGTGGGTCACCATCGGTGAGAAGGTCCTCCTGCCGATGGTGCTGTCGCCGATCGTCGGCCTCACCCTCGGCTACCTGCTGATGCTGGCCATCCTCTGGCTGTTCCGGAAGGGGCAGCCGGGCAAGCTCAACCGGGGCTTCCGCTGGGCGCAGACCGTCTCGGCGGCGGCCATGTCGGTAGGCCACGGCATGCAGGACGCCGCGAAGACCATGGGAATCGTGGTGCTGGCGCTCTACACCGGTGGCTTCCAGGACGACAAGACGCACATCCCCGGCTGGGTGTTCTGGACCTCGGCGACCATGCTGGCCCTGGGCACGTACGCCGGGGGTTGGCGGATCATCCGCACTCTCGGCCGCAAGATCATCGACCTCGGTCCGCCGGAGGGCTTCGCCGCCGAGACGGTGGCCAGCGCGGTGCTCTACTTCAACGCCCTGGTGCTGAAGGCACCGATCTCCACCACCCACACGATCACCTCGGCGATCATGGGCGTGGGCGCGACCAAGCGGCTCTCCGCGGTCCGCTGGAACGTCGCCGGCAACATCGTGATCGCCTGGATCATCACGTTCCCGGCCGCCGCGCTCTTCGCCTGCATCTCGTACCTGCTGGTCCGCCCGCTCTTCGGCTGA
- the mshD gene encoding mycothiol synthase has translation MSSAEPTSDQVTRTDRLTPAEIADVLALAGSAGDTDGADPLDEHVLLRMRDPDAPAVHLIARGDDGVLTGYAHLDTTDPVGGIGVELVVHPTYRRRGTGRALARGVLASATGPLRAWAHGDHPSAAALAVDLGFTRARVLWQLRRPLAAPLAEPRLPDGVVLRAFRPGADDAAWLALNARAFAEHPEQGRWTSEDLRVRLAEPWFDPAGFLLAEETASGRLLGFHWTKVHERPGSARIGEVYVLGVEPTAHGGGLGRALTTAGLAYLRDRRGLDRVMLYVDESNAGAVALYERLGFARWSAHINYHLG, from the coding sequence ATGAGCAGCGCCGAGCCGACCAGCGACCAGGTGACCCGGACCGACCGACTGACTCCGGCGGAGATCGCCGACGTGTTGGCTCTGGCCGGTTCCGCCGGCGACACAGACGGCGCGGACCCGCTCGACGAGCACGTCCTGCTCCGGATGCGCGACCCGGACGCCCCGGCCGTGCACCTGATCGCTCGCGGCGACGACGGCGTTCTCACCGGGTACGCGCACCTGGACACGACCGACCCGGTGGGCGGGATCGGGGTGGAGCTGGTGGTCCACCCCACGTACCGGCGGCGGGGCACCGGGCGGGCGCTGGCGCGGGGCGTACTCGCCTCGGCCACCGGGCCACTGCGGGCCTGGGCGCACGGCGACCACCCCTCGGCCGCCGCACTCGCGGTCGACCTCGGGTTCACCCGCGCACGGGTGCTCTGGCAACTGCGCCGGCCACTGGCCGCCCCGCTGGCCGAGCCACGACTGCCCGACGGAGTGGTGCTGCGCGCATTCCGGCCGGGAGCCGACGACGCCGCGTGGCTGGCCCTCAACGCGCGGGCCTTCGCCGAGCACCCCGAGCAGGGCCGCTGGACCTCGGAAGACCTGCGGGTCCGCCTCGCCGAGCCGTGGTTCGACCCGGCCGGCTTCCTGCTCGCCGAGGAGACAGCCAGCGGCCGGCTGCTCGGCTTCCACTGGACGAAGGTGCACGAGCGCCCGGGGTCGGCCCGGATCGGCGAGGTGTACGTACTCGGCGTGGAGCCGACCGCGCACGGCGGTGGGCTCGGCCGCGCGTTGACCACCGCCGGGCTGGCGTACCTGCGGGACCGGCGTGGACTGGACCGGGTGATGCTCTACGTGGACGAGTCGAACGCCGGGGCGGTCGCGCTCTACGAGCGGCTCGGCTTCGCCCGCTGGTCCGCGCACATCAACTACCACCTCGGCTGA
- the pstC gene encoding phosphate ABC transporter permease subunit PstC: MGETPHRSADAGTGGTRVTQSHEWPVGASARVAEAPVSTRFPGDAGLGGGGALPRSRKFDAERAFHGLTLAAGTAVLVIIAAIAIFLLAKAVPALRANTENFWSYEGWSPNETQPKFGIGTLAFGTVLSSALALLMAVPVALGIALYLSHYAPRRLGTALGFLIDLLAAVPSVVFGLWGRDIFINPVRDFSVWLNEYFGWIPIFGGDGPFGKSIMLGALVLAIMVLPIITSLSREVFLQTPTANEEAALALGATRWEMLRTAVLPYGRPGIIAAVMLGLGRALGETIALALTLGITFGISFNLIQNGGNTIAANIANAFGEANETGRGALIASGLVLFTITLLVNITARAIIYRRREFTESAA; this comes from the coding sequence ATGGGTGAAACCCCCCACCGCTCGGCCGACGCCGGCACCGGCGGGACGCGCGTGACCCAGAGTCACGAGTGGCCCGTCGGTGCCTCGGCGCGTGTGGCCGAGGCACCAGTCAGCACCCGTTTCCCGGGCGATGCCGGGCTGGGCGGCGGCGGCGCGCTGCCACGTAGCCGGAAGTTCGACGCCGAGCGCGCCTTCCACGGTCTCACCCTGGCCGCCGGGACCGCCGTCCTGGTCATCATCGCCGCCATCGCGATCTTCCTGCTCGCCAAGGCGGTGCCGGCGCTGCGCGCCAACACCGAGAACTTCTGGTCCTACGAGGGCTGGTCCCCCAACGAGACACAGCCCAAGTTCGGTATCGGCACGCTCGCCTTCGGCACAGTGCTCAGCTCGGCGCTGGCACTGCTCATGGCGGTGCCGGTGGCGCTGGGCATCGCGCTCTACCTGTCGCACTACGCGCCGCGCCGGCTGGGCACCGCGCTCGGTTTCCTGATCGACCTGCTCGCCGCCGTGCCGAGTGTGGTCTTCGGCCTCTGGGGTCGGGACATCTTCATCAACCCGGTCCGGGACTTCTCGGTCTGGCTCAACGAGTACTTCGGCTGGATCCCGATCTTCGGCGGCGACGGCCCGTTCGGTAAGTCGATCATGCTGGGCGCCCTGGTGCTCGCGATCATGGTGTTGCCGATCATCACCTCGCTCTCCCGCGAGGTGTTCCTCCAGACGCCGACCGCGAACGAGGAGGCCGCCCTCGCCCTGGGCGCCACCCGCTGGGAGATGCTCCGCACCGCGGTGCTGCCCTACGGCCGCCCCGGCATCATCGCCGCGGTGATGCTCGGGCTGGGCCGCGCTCTCGGTGAGACCATCGCCCTCGCGCTGACCCTCGGCATCACCTTCGGCATCTCGTTCAACCTGATCCAGAACGGCGGCAACACCATCGCCGCCAACATCGCCAACGCGTTCGGCGAGGCGAACGAGACCGGCCGCGGCGCGTTGATCGCCTCCGGTCTGGTGCTCTTCACCATCACGCTGCTCGTCAACATCACCGCCCGGGCGATCATCTACCGCCGCCGGGAGTTCACGGAGTCGGCCGCATGA
- a CDS encoding polysaccharide deacetylase family protein — MTLVAAALLGSAYVLGRSLVPDQPQRQATGVTANADEPHYADQPTGDEPSGTPTPGPSGGPTETGQDGSGRDAQGDQLFGAHSTTGTARLALTFDDGPDPRYTPQVLATLREFDVKATFCVVGENAQDHPDLIQAIVADGHTLCNHSWHHDVTLGNRSTDMIRADLSRTNEAIRAAVPDAPIVWYRQPGGAWTYPVVSVAQQLGMTPLHWSVDPSDWEAPGAGKIAASVVTQVEPGSVVLLHDAGGDRQGTVDALRRILPDLTQRFELEALPADPT; from the coding sequence GTGACGTTGGTGGCGGCAGCTCTGCTCGGCTCGGCGTACGTGCTGGGCCGCAGCCTCGTCCCCGACCAGCCCCAACGGCAGGCCACCGGGGTCACCGCGAACGCCGACGAGCCGCACTACGCCGACCAACCCACCGGCGACGAACCAAGCGGAACTCCGACCCCCGGCCCCAGCGGCGGCCCCACCGAGACGGGTCAGGACGGGTCGGGGCGGGATGCCCAGGGTGACCAGCTGTTCGGCGCGCACTCCACCACCGGCACCGCGCGGCTCGCGCTGACCTTCGACGACGGGCCGGATCCGCGCTACACCCCGCAGGTGCTCGCCACGCTGCGCGAGTTCGACGTGAAGGCCACGTTCTGCGTGGTGGGCGAGAACGCGCAGGACCACCCCGATCTGATTCAGGCGATCGTGGCCGATGGGCACACCCTGTGCAACCACTCCTGGCACCACGACGTCACGCTGGGCAACCGGTCGACGGACATGATCCGCGCCGACCTGTCGCGGACCAACGAGGCGATCCGGGCAGCGGTGCCGGACGCGCCGATCGTCTGGTACCGCCAACCCGGCGGCGCCTGGACCTACCCCGTCGTCTCGGTCGCGCAGCAGCTCGGCATGACTCCGCTGCACTGGTCGGTGGACCCGTCGGACTGGGAGGCGCCCGGCGCGGGCAAGATCGCCGCATCGGTGGTCACCCAGGTCGAACCGGGCTCGGTGGTCCTGCTGCACGACGCCGGTGGGGACCGGCAGGGCACGGTGGACGCACTGCGCCGGATCCTGCCCGATCTGACCCAGCGGTTCGAGCTGGAGGCGCTGCCCGCCGATCCGACGTGA